A single region of the Eremothecium gossypii ATCC 10895 chromosome V, complete sequence genome encodes:
- the RPO31 gene encoding DNA-directed RNA polymerase III core subunit RPO31 (Syntenic homolog of Saccharomyces cerevisiae YOR116C (RPO31)), translated as MKEVVVDILPKRISGLEFSALSASDIVAQSEVEIFTRDLFDLEDGRAPKKGGALDSRMGVSSSQAECSTCHGTLASCHGHFGHIKLALPVFHVGYFKATIQILQSICKNCAKLLLNEEDKRQFLSELRRPGIDNLRRMATLKKVLDQCKKQRRCLHCGMLNGVVKKAAAGSGSAALKIIHDTFRWVGKKSAPEKDKWIGDWNQVLQHSPELERYMKRTMENLNPLKTLNLFKQISPQDCELLGIDSTVKAGRPETYIWRYLPAPPVCIRPSVMMQDSPASNEDDLTVKLTEIVWTSSLIKAGLEKGISINNMMEQWDYLQMAVAMYINSDSVNPALMPGGNGGGKTKPIRGFCQRLKGKQGRFRGNLSGKRVDFSGRTVISPDPNLSIDEVAVPDRVAKVLTFPEKVTRYNKHKLQQLIVNGANVHPGANYLLKKNEEARRNLRYGDRIKLAKNLQIGDVVERHLEDGDVVLFNRQPSLHRLSILSHYAKIRPWRTFRLNECVCTPYNADFDGDEMNLHVPQTEEARAEAINLMGVKNNLLTPKSGEPIIAATQDFITGSYLISHKDSFFDRATFVQMLSMMSDGNLQFDIPPPAIMRPHYLWTGKQLFSLLIKPNKKSPVIINLDAKNKVYIAPKNKAYPNEMSANDGYVVIRGSNILSGVMDKSVLGDGKKHSVFYTILRDFGPQEATQAMNRMAKLCARYLGNRGFSIGISDVTPGVELKATKEEMVEIAYAKCDELIDLYKRGKLETQPGCNEEQTLEAKIGGLLSKVREEVGDVCIRELDNLNAPLIMATCGSKGSNLNVSQMVAVVGQQIISGNRVPDGFQDRSLPHFPKNSKTPQSKGFVRNSFFSGLSPPEFLFHAISGREGLVDTAVKTAETGYMSRRLMKSLEDLSCQYDNTVRTSSNGIVQFTYGGDGLDPLNMEGNAKPVNFNRSWDHANNITYNHDDKGMLPYQILEETNAILHPLEQQLSRYDNVGNPLAPGLENEELYIDQHDAEREFYQSLRTYMSEKARKLADIRKSRGLKELYHAPALELQLMDLDASCPEVDVKSVNQLCKISSKLVRTFLDIAISKYRKAKVEPGTAVGAIGAHSIGEPGTQMTLKTFHFAGVASMNVTLGVPRIKEIINASKVISTPIINATLVNDDDERAARVVKGRVEKTLLSDVIFYIQDVYRDNMSFLQVKVDLATIEKLQLELTVEDIAIAITSAPKLKISTGDVSIVGRNKININVCNDLDKAKSISTLASEPHENDVFFKMQHLRRALPGIVVKGLPDISRAVINIRDDGKRELLVEGYGLRDVMTTDGVVGYKTKTNHFLEVYDVLGIEAARTSIIDEIDYTMSNHGMSVDPRHIQLLGDVMTYKGEVLGITRFGLSKMRDSVLQLASFEKTTDHLFDAAFYMKKDAVEGVSECIILGQTMTIGTGSFKVVKGTNISPDDLKPKPTLFENLCSLNTLKVN; from the coding sequence ATGAAAGAGGTGGTAGTTGACATCCTGCCAAAGCGGATCAGCGGCCTTGAGTTCTCGGCCCTGAGCGCATCTGACATTGTGGCGCAGTCTGAGGTTGAGATCTTTACTCGTGATCTATTTGATTTGGAGGATGGGCGCGCTCCTAAGAAAGGTGGAGCGCTCGATTCCCGTATGGGTGTGTCCTCATCACAGGCAGAATGTTCAACCTGTCATGGCACACTGGCATCTTGCCACGGTCACTTTGGACATATAAAGCTGGCCCTACCAGTGTTCCATGTTGGTTATTTCAAAGCTACCATCCAGATTCTCCAAAGCATTTGCAAGAACTGTGCGAAACTGCTTCTGAATGAGGAGGACAAGCGTCAGTTTCTGTCTGAACTCCGGAGACCTGGGATTGATAACCTGCGGCGTATGGCCACTCTGAAGAAGGTCCTGGACCAGTGCAAGAAGCAGCGTAGGTGTCTTCACTGTGGGATGTTGAATGGTGTAGTAAAGAAGGCTGCAGCAGGTTCGGGCTCTGCAGCTCTGAAAATCATTCACGATACCTTCAGGTGGGTTGGAAAGAAGTCTGCGCCAGAGAAGGATAAGTGGATCGGTGACTGGAACCAAGTGCTGCAACATAGTCCTGAACTAGAGCGGTATATGAAGAGAACGATGGAAAACCTGAACCCATTGAAAACTTTAAACCTATTCAAGCAGATAAGCCCACAGGACTGCGAGCTATTGGGAATAGATTCCACAGTAAAGGCAGGAAGACCCGAAACATATATCTGGAGATACTTGCCTGCACCTCCTGTTTGTATTCGTCCTTCTGTGATGATGCAAGACTCTCCAGCCTCCAACGAAGATGATTTGACTGTTAAGCTTACAGAAATTGTGTGGACATCGTCTTTGATCAAGGCGGGTCTCGAAAAGGGTATTTCCATTAACAATATGATGGAACAGTGGGACTATCTACAGATGGCAGTTGCTATGTATATCAACTCGGATTCTGTCAATCCTGCTTTGATGCCGGGTGGCAATGGAGGGGGAAAGACGAAGCCTATACGTGGTTTTTGCCAAAGACTGAAGGGTAAGCAGGGTCGGTTCAGAGGTAATCTATCTGGTAAGCGTGTCGATTTCTCTGGTAGAACAGTTATCTCCCCTGATCCAAATCTGTCCATTGATGAAGTTGCAGTGCCAGACCGTGTCGCGAAAGTTCTCACCTTTCCAGAGAAAGTCACTCGGTATAACAAGCACAAACTTCAACAGCTTATTGTCAATGGTGCGAACGTACATCCTGGTGCCAACTATCTTTTAAAAAAGAATGAGGAAGCGCGTAGAAACTTACGTTATGGTGATCGCATAAAGTTAGCGAAGAATTTACAGATTGGGGATGTTGTGGAGAGACATCTGGAGGATGGAGATGTTGTTTTGTTCAACAGACAGCCTTCCCTACACAGATTGTCGATTCTTTCACATTATGCTAAGATTCGGCCATGGAGAACCTTCAGGCTAAACGAATGTGTCTGTACGCCCTACAACGCCGATTTTGATGGTGACGAAATGAACTTGCATGTTCCTCAAACGGAAGAGGCTCGCGCCGAAGCAATCAACCTTATGGGTGTCAAAAACAATTTATTGACTCCGAAATCCGGTGAACCGATCATTGCAGCTACCCAGGATTTCATCACTGGATCATATTTGATTTCTCACAAAGACTCCTTCTTCGACCGCGCAACTTTTGTCCAAATGCTTTCTATGATGTCTGACGGCAACCTGCAGTTTGACATACCGCCGCCTGCAATTATGCGACCACACTACTTATGGACTGGAAAACAGCTCTTCTCTCTATTGATAAAACCGAACAAGAAATCTCCCGTTATTATTAATTTGGATGCAAAGAATAAGGTTTATATTGCGCCTAAGAATAAGGCCTATCCAAATGAGATGTCTGCTAATGATGGTTATGTAGTTATCAGAGGCTCTAATATTCTGTCTGGTGTCATGGATAAGTCTGTGCTTGGTGATGGTAAGAAACATTCCGTATTCTATACTATTCTGAGAGATTTCGGGCCACAAGAAGCAACGCAGGCTATGAATAGGATGGCAAAGCTTTGTGCGCGCTATCTGGGAAATAGAGGCTTTTCTATTGGCATTAGTGATGTTACACCAGGAGTGGAATTAAAGGCTACCAAAGAGGAGATGGTAGAAATTGCATACGCGAAATGTGACGAATTGATCGATTTATACAAGCGTGGAAAGTTAGAAACGCAACCAGGTTGTAACGAAGAACAAACGTTGGAGGCCAAGATCGGTGGGTTACTATCTAAAGTCAGAGAAGAGGTCGGTGATGTGTGTATCAGAGAGCTGGATAATTTAAATGCACCCCTAATCATGGCAACCTGTGGTTCTAAGGGTTCGAACTTGAACGTGTCCCAGATGGTGGCAGTTGTCGGTCAGCAAATTATCTCTGGTAACCGTGTGCCCGACGGGTTTCAAGATCGTTCTTTACCTCATTTCCCAAAGAACTCCAAGACCCCTCAATCCAAAGGTTTTGTTCGGAATTCTTTCTTCTCTGGATTATCTCCCCCAGAGTTCTTATTTCATGCTATTTCTGGGCGTGAAGGTCTGGTTGACACGGCTGTCAAGACTGCTGAAACGGGTTATATGTCGCGTAGATTGATGAAATCTTTAGAGGATTTGTCGTGCCAGTATGACAACACAGTTCGTACATCTTCGAATGGGATTGTCCAATTTACTTATGGTGGGGATGGTCTAGATCCCTTGAATATGGAGGGAAACGCGAAACCTGTGAACTTCAATAGATCATGGGACCATGCCAACAATATAACATACAATCATGATGATAAGGGCATGCTTCCATATCAGATCCTAGAGGAGACCAATGCTATATTGCATCCATTGGAACAACAACTGAGTAGGTACGATAATGTGGGTAACCCATTGGCTCCGGGGTTAGAAAATGAAGAGCTTTATATTGACCAGCATGACGCAGAGCGGGAATTTTATCAATCACTAAGAACCTATATGTCTGAAAAGGCTAGAAAGTTGGCGGATATTAGGAAATCGAGAGGGTTAAAGGAATTATACCATGCTCCGGCTCTTGAACTGCAGCTAATGGATTTAGATGCATCTTGTCCAGAGGTGGATGTGAAATCTGTCAACCAACTCTGTAAGATAAGTTCAAAACTCGTTCGGACATTTTTGGATATTGCAATTTCTAAATACCGCAAGGCTAAGGTTGAACCTGGGACTGCTGTTGGTGCTATTGGCGCTCACTCTATCGGTGAACCTGGTACTCAGATGACCTTGAAGACTTTCCATTTTGCTGGTGTCGCTTCTATGAATGTCACACTGGGTGTTCCGCGTATCAAGGAAATTATCAATGCGTCGAAGGTTATCTCCACGCCGATTATCAATGCAACCCTAGTTAATGATGACGATGAAAGAGCAGCTCGTGTTGTCAAGGGCAGAGTTGAAAAGACCTTACTATCTGATGTTATTTTCTACATTCAGGATGTTTACAGAGACAATATGTCTTTCTTACAGGTGAAAGTGGATTTAGCGACAATCGAAAAACTACAGTTAGAGTTAACAGTCGAAGATATTGCCATTGCGATCACCAGTGCTCCAAAGCTAAAAATTTCAACTGGTGACGTTTCGATCGTTGGTCGGAACAAGATTAATATAAATGTCTGCAATGATCTTGATAAGGCGAAATCTATTTCCACTCTTGCTTCTGAACCACATGAAAACGATGTTTTCTTCAAAATGCAACATTTGCGCCGTGCACTCCCAGGAATTGTTGTCAAAGGTTTGCCTGATATTTCGAGAGCTGTTATTAATATTCGGGATGATGGGAAGCGAGAATTATTAGTTGAGGGCTATGGTCTAAGAGATGTCATGACTACTGATGGTGTGGTCGGTTATAAAACGAAAACTAACCACTTCCTTGAAGTCTATGATGTCCTAGGTATTGAAGCGGCGAGAACGAGTATTATTGATGAAATTGACTATACCATGAGTAACCACGGTATGAGTGTTGACCCTCGTCACATCCAACTGTTGGGTGACGTTATGACATACAAAGGTGAGGTGTTGGGTATTACTCGGTTCGGTCTGTCGAAAATGAGAGATTCTGTCTTGCAGCTGGCGTCCTTTGAGAAAACTACAGATCACTTGTTTGATGCTGCTTTCTATATGAAGAAGGATGCAGTTGAGGGTGTATCGGAGTGTATCATTTTAGGCCAGACTATGACTATAGGAACGGGTTCTTTTAAGGTTGTCAAAGGTACTAATATTTCTCCAGACGACTTAAAACCAAAACCGACATTGTTTGAAAACCTATGCAGCTTGAACACGCTAAAGGTAAACTAA
- the SEM1 gene encoding proteasome regulatory particle lid subunit SEM1 (Syntenic homolog of Saccharomyces cerevisiae YDR363W-A (SEM1); 1-intron) codes for MSDKPATPTKHALEDEDEFEDFPVDSWPSTETLKAYKEGDSCLWEEDWDDVEVEDDFTKELKKELESNK; via the coding sequence ATGTCGGACAAGCCTGCCACGCCCACAAAGCATGCTCTAGAGGACGAAGATGAATTCGAGGACTTCCCAGTGGACTCCTGGCCCTCAACGGAAACTCTAAAAGCCTACAAGGAGGGCGACTCCTGCCTCTGGGAAGAAGACTGGGACGACGTAGAAGTTGAGGACGATTTTACTAAGGAATTGAAAAAGGAGCTCGAGAGCAACAAGTAG
- the RPT5 gene encoding proteasome regulatory particle base subunit RPT5 (Syntenic homolog of Saccharomyces cerevisiae YOR117W (RPT5)), producing the protein MASLPSIVIAVAEKQLLFSNHKSFCKGIMSTLEELESQQLPGDQEIDQDILKLPTAELQTRTKLLDNEIRIFRSELQRLSHENNVMLEKIKDNKEKIKNNKQLPYLVANVVEIMDMDELDDTNESTTQGGNLNLDNAAKGYAAVVKTSSRQTVFLPMVGLVDPKQLKPNDLVGVNKDSYLILDTLPSEFDSRVKAMEVDDKPTETYSDVGGLDKQIEELVEAIVLPMKQADKFKDMGIRAPKGALMYGPPGTGKTLLARACAAQTNATFLKLAAPQLVQMFIGEGAKLVRDAFALAKEKAPTIIFIDELDAIGTKRFDSEKSGDREVQRTMLELLNQLDGFGSDDRVKVLAATNRVDVLDPALLRSGRLDRKIEFPLPTEDARAQILQIHSRKMTTDDSINWQELARSTDEFNGAQLKAVSVEAGMIALRNGQSVIKHEDFVEAIGEVQARKTKSVSFYA; encoded by the coding sequence ATGGCAAGCCTACCAAGCATAGTTATAGCAGTTGCAGAGAAGCAATTACTGTTTAGCAACCACAAGAGCTTCTGCAAGGGGATCATGTCGACTTTGGAGGAATTAGAAtcgcagcagctgccgggGGACCAAGAGATTGACCAGGACATCCTAAAGCTTCCCACTGCTGAACTACAAACCAGGACCAAGCTGCTGGACAATGAGATCAGGATATTCCGGTCTGAACTCCAGCGTCTCTCGCACGAAAACAATGTAATGTTGGAGAAGATCAAGGACAACAAAGAGAAGATCAAGAATAATAAACAGCTGCCTTATTTGGTCGCTAATGTGGTCGAAATCATGGACATGGACGAGCTTGACGATACAAACGAGTCTACCACGCAAGGGGGGAACCTCAATCTGGACAATGCGGCAAAGGGATACGCTGCGGTTGTGAAAACTTCGTCGCGACAAACCGTTTTTCTCCCCATGGTTGGGCTAGTGGACCCTAAGCAGTTGAAGCCGAACGACCTGGTGGGTGTGAACAAGGACTCGTACCTGATCTTGGATACGCTTCCTTCGGAGTTTGACTCTAGAGTGAAAGCTATGGAAGTGGATGACAAGCCTACGGAAACATACTCCGACGTTGGTGGGCTAGACAAGCAGATCGAGGAACTAGTCGAAGCAATCGTGTTACCCATGAAGCAGGCAGACAAGTTCAAGGATATGGGTATTAGGGCACCGAAAGGTGCTCTGATGTATGGTCCACCGGGTACCGGCAAGACGCTTCTGGCAAGAGCCTGTGCCGCTCAGACCAATGCGACTTTTTTGAAGCTGGCCGCTCCGCAGTTGGTCCAGATGTTCATAGGTGAAGGTGCGAAGCTGGTCCGCGACGCCTTTGCCTTGGCGAAGGAAAAGGCACCTACCATTATCTTCATCGATGAGTTGGATGCTATTGGAACTAAGCGTTTTGACTCGGAGAAGTCCGGTGATAGAGAGGTGCAGAGAACCATGCTTGAGTTGCTAAACCAACTAGATGGCTTTGGTTCTGACGATAGGGTAAAAGTCTTGGCTGCTACGAATAGAGTCGATGTCCTTGATCCAGCGCTTCTGCGTTCCGGTCGTTTGGATAGGAAAATAGAGTTCCCGCTTCCAACCGAAGATGCTAGGGCTCAGATCTTGCAAATCCACTCTAGGAAAATGACTACTGATGATTCTATTAACTGGCAGGAACTTGCTAGGTCTACTGACGAATTCAATGGAGCACAATTGAAAGCAGTTTCTGTTGAAGCAGGTATGATTGCATTGAGGAACGGGCAGTCGGTTATCAAGCACGAGGATTTTGTGGAGGCAATTGGAGAAGTCCAGGCCAGAAAGACGAAATCTGTATCATTTTACGCTTAA
- the CDC40 gene encoding Cdc40p (Syntenic homolog of Saccharomyces cerevisiae YDR364C (CDC40)), which translates to MALVSGYSSSSGADSDDAVGDLTSGQVATTQPTGQQLGGSIFTAASKRQFEDTSFAILTDSIKKRHYFTKAELKLRRKQRKGTGPWGAWESSNSEGESELAGVITEPVALQGDEQEKDSVAEESSTFYGQASGDYLGRGILHPPADASVDFEKDPLSFQCYLPKRILHVYDGHDRGTTALEFLRKTGHLFLSGGNDGVLKIWDMYHERLLLRDYCGHRKAISATSFSHDNVQFASSSYDKTVKIWDTETGDIINRLSFKATPNCMTFHPQNKEQLLVGFSDSKIRHFDLRVDKKDGVIQIYDHHLAAINALRYFPDGSKFISSSDDKSIRIWENQINIPIKQISDTDQYPAPWIQLHPEHNQFAAQSMDNSIYVYSMKPKYKRHPRKAFRGHKSAGYNSMFDIAPDGRYVAAGDTSGRLFIWDWKTTKILRQLETTKGETLKQVAWSPQETSKIICSGKSGKIFLFD; encoded by the coding sequence ATGGCGCTTGTAAGTGGTTATTCGTCAAGTTCAGGAGCTGATTCGGATGATGCGGTGGGAGATTTGACCAGTGGCCAGGTAGCAACGACCCAGCCTACAGGTCAGCAGCTGGGAGGTTCTATTTTCACGGCTGCGAGCAAAAGACAGTTTGAAGATACTTCGTTTGCGATCCTCACAGATTCTATTAAGAAGAGACACTACTTTACAAAGGCAGAGTTAAAGTTGCGTCGCAAGCAGCGAAAAGGAACAGGGCCATGGGGCGCATGGGAGTCGTCAAATAGTGAGGGCGAAAGTGAATTGGCGGGCGTTATAACGGAGCCGGTTGCATTACAGGGAGATGAGCAGGAGAAAGACTCCGTTGCTGAGGAAAGCTCCACATTCTATGGCCAGGCAAGTGGTGACTATCTAGGGAGGGGAATTTTGCACCCACCAGCAGACGCATCCGTTGATTTTGAGAAGGACCCTCTCTCCTTCCAGTGCTATTTACCAAAACGTATTCTTCATGTCTACGATGGCCACGACAGGGGTACAACAGCGTTAGAGTTTCTGCGGAAAACCGGTCATTTATTTCTTTCAGGTGGCAATGATGGGGTGTTGAAGATATGGGATATGTATCATGAGCGGCTTTTGCTACGGGATTATTGTGGACATCGTAAAGCAATATCGGCCACTAGCTTCTCACATGACAACGTTCAGTTTGCGAGCAGCAGTTACGATAAGACAGTCAAAATATGGGATACCGAAACTGGTGATATAATCAATAGATTATCATTTAAAGCTACTCCAAATTGCATGACTTTTCACCCCCAGAATAAAGAGCAATTGCTGGTGGGGTTTTCCGATTCAAAAATTAGACACTTTGATTTACGCGTAGACAAGAAGGATGGTGTGATACAGATCTATGATCACCACCTAGCAGCAATTAATGCGCTAAGATACTTTCCTGACGGGTCGAAATTCATTTCATCATCGGATGATAAGTCTATACGAATTTGGGAGAACCAAATTAACATTCCTATTAAACAAATTAGTGACACAGACCAATATCCTGCTCCCTGGATCCAGTTGCATCCTGAACACAACCAATTTGCTGCACAGAGCATGGACAACTCTATTTATGTTTATTCAATGAAACCCAAGTATAAACGGCATCCGAGGAAGGCGTTTAGGGGCCATAAGTCTGCCGGGTACAATTCTATGTTTGATATTGCACCCGATGGACGGTATGTGGCAGCCGGCGACACCTCAGGGCGACTATTCATTTGGGATTGGAAAACTACTAAAATACTTCGACAGCTAGAAACAACAAAAGGGGAAACCCTTAAACAGGTTGCATGGAGTCCACAAGAAACAAGTAAAATCATTTGCAGCGGCAAGAGTGGGAAGATATTCCTCTTCGATTAA